Proteins co-encoded in one Gossypium arboreum isolate Shixiya-1 chromosome 11, ASM2569848v2, whole genome shotgun sequence genomic window:
- the LOC108472978 gene encoding AAA-ATPase At2g46620-like yields the protein MAILYNLFFLLFSLLLTCILLFLLRVVLIKTGLIYIVKKKWRSIEDCFHVYQFFKVPEFNEGMQRNQLYHKVLVYLNFLTFIEDSDFTNLFTGKKPNEIVLHLDPNQIIEDDFLGAKISWINQDKTLVLKIRKVDKRRVLRPYLQHIHSVSDEFDEKKRGLKLYVNVVDYQGDRKERWRSVPFTHPSSFETIAMESDLKNKVKSDLYSFAKAKQYYHRLGRVWKRSYLLYGPSGTGKSSFIAAMANFLSYDVYDLDLSKVSDDSDLKFLLLQTTTKSLVVIEDLDRYLSEKSTAVSLPGILSFMDGILSSSCGEERIMVFTMNSKDHVDPAILRPGRIDVHIHFPLCNFTAFKTLANSYLGLKDHKLFPRVEEIFQNGASLSPAEIGELMIANRNSPSRALKTVINALQTDGDGRGALNLGLGSCENGSRKPVEEIGEPSGVFCKEGANAVKEFKKLYGFLRVKSCRKSESFDLNSRQNEG from the coding sequence ATGGCGattctttataatttatttttcctaTTGTTTTCCTTGTTGTTAACTTGTATTTTGCTGTTCCTTCTTCgggttgttttgataaaaacGGGATTGATTTATATCGTGAAGAAAAAATGGCGTTCCATTGAAGATTGTTTCCATGTCTACCAGTTCTTCAAAGTCCCAGAGTTCAATGAAGGCATGCAGAGAAACCAACTTTATCACAAGGTTTTGGTTTATCTGAATTTTCTCACTTTCATTGAAGATTCCGATTTCACGAATCTCTTCACTGGCAAAAAACCAAATGAAATCGTCCTTCATCTCGACCCAAACCAAATAATCGAGGACGATTTTTTGGGTGCCAAGATTTCCTGGATTAATCAAGATAAAACTTTGGTGTTAAAGATTCGAAAAGTTGACAAACGAAGGGTTCTCCGGCCTTATCTCCAACACATCCACTCGGTTTCCGATGAATTCGATGAGAAGAAAAGAGGACTGAAGCTTTACGTGAACGTCGTTGATTATCAGGGTGATCGAAAGGAACGGTGGAGATCCGTTCCTTTCACGCATCCTTCATCGTTTGAAACGATAGCTATGGAATCGGACCTTAAAAACAAAGTCAAATCCGATCTCTATTCTTTCGCGAAAGCCAAACAGTATTATCATCGTCTGGGTCGCGTTTGGAAACGGAGTTATCTCCTTTACGGTCCTTCAGGTACTGGGAAATCAAGCTTTATCGCAGCCATGGCTAATTTCTTGAGTTACGATGTGTACGACCTTGATTTGTCCAAAGTTTCTGATGATTCAGACCTTAAATTTCTCTTGTTACAAACAACCACCAAATCATTGGTCGTTATCGAGGATCTCGACAGGTATTTGTCAGAGAAATCAACGGCCGTGAGTTTACCAGGAATTTTAAGTTTCATGGATGGGATTTTAAGCTCCAGCTGTGGCGAAGAAAGAATCATGGTCTTCACAATGAACAGCAAAGATCACGTTGACCCGGCTATTCTTAGACCGGGAAGGATTGATGTTCATATTCATTTTCCATTATGTAATTTCACGGCTTTTAAAACGCTGGCCAATAGTTACCTAGGGCTCAAGGATCATAAGCTGTTCCCGCGGGTAGAGGAGATTTTCCAAAACGGGGCGAGTTTAAGCCCCGCTGAGATTGGAGAGTTAATGATCGCCAACCGGAATTCGCCTAGCCGGGCTTTGAAAACGGTCATCAACGCATTGCAGACGGACGGTGACGGGAGGGGGGCTTTAAATCTCGGACTAGGGTCGTGTGAGAATGGGTCGAGGAAACCGGTGGAGGAAATTGGCGAACCGAGCGGGGTTTTCTGTAAAGAAGGCGCAAATGCGGTTAAGGAGTTCAAGAAATTGTACGGGTTTTTGAGGGTGAAAAGTTGTAGAAAATCTGAGTCCTTCGATCTTAATAGTCGCCAAAACGAGGGCTGA
- the LOC108472519 gene encoding ras-related protein RABA3-like, which produces MNEEMNGVEVENHQEHAPEKIDYVFKVVVIGDSAVGKTQILSRFTKNEFCFDSKSTIGVEFQTRTVTIKNKVIKAQIWDTAGQERYRAVTSAYYRGALGAMLVYDITKRQSFDHVARWVEELRAHADNSIVIMLIGNKADLVDLRAVPTEDAVEFAEDQGLFFAETSALSGDNVDKAFFKLLDEIYGVLCKKSLECGNGKLNGADHATALKGSKIEVIAGPDLEISEMKKLSTCSC; this is translated from the exons ATGAATGAAGAGATGAATGGTGTTGAGGTCGAGAATCATCAAGAACATGCGCCTGAGAAAATAGATTACGTGTTCAAAGTGGTGGTGATCGGTGACTCGGCTGTTGGCAAGACTCAGATTCTGTCCAGGTTTACCAAGAACGAGTTTTGCTTTGATTCCAAGTCCACCATTGGGGTTGAGTTCCAGACCAGGACGGTTACCATTAAGAACAAAGTCATCAAAGCACAGATCTGGGATACGGCTGGCCAAGAAAG GTACCGAGCTGTTACAAGTGCGTATTATAGAGGTGCCTTGGGGGCAATGCTAGTGTACGACATCACCAAGCGGCAGAGCTTCGATCACGTGGCCAGATGGGTGGAAGAACTACGTGCCCACGCCGACAATTCCATCGTCATCATGCTCATTGGGAACAAAGCTGATCTAGTGGACCTCAGAGCCGTTCCAACTGAAGACGCTGTTGAGTTCGCAGAGGATCAGGGCCTATTCTTCGCCGAGACGTCCGCTCTTAGCGGTGACAATGTGGATAAAGCTTTTTTCAAGCTGCTGGATGAGATTTACGGTGTGCTTTGTAAAAAATCCTTGGAATGTGGAAACGGAAAACTCAACGGTGCTGATCACGCCACCGCGTTGAAAGGATCTAAGATTGAGGTCATCGCTGGTCCTGATTTAGAAATAAGTGAGATGAAAAAATTATCTACCTGCTCTTGCTAA
- the LOC108474260 gene encoding calcium-transporting ATPase, endoplasmic reticulum-type-like: MEERAFPAWSWSVEHCLKEYDVRLDKGLSSYKVEKRREKYGWNELAKEKGKPLWRLVLEQFDDMLVKILLVAAFISFLLAYMHGSESEESGFEAYVEPFVIVLILVLNAIVGVWQETNAEKALEALKEMQCESGKVLRDGFLVPDLPARELVPGDIVELQVGDKVPADMRIAALKTSTLRLEQSALTGEAMPVLKGTSPIFQKECELQAKENMVFAGTTVVNGCCVCIVVCTGMNTEIGKIQKQIHEASLEESDTPLKKKLDEFGSRLTTAIGIVCLIVWLINYKNFLSYDMVEGWPANVRFSFEKCTYYFKIAVALAVAAIPEGLPAVITTSLALGTRKMAQKNAIVRKLPSVETLGCTTVICSDKTGTLTTNQMSVAEFFTLGGKTTTSRIFHVKGTTYDPKDGGIVDWTCYNMDANLQVMAEICAVCNDAGIFCDGRLFRATGLPTEAALKVLAEKMGVPDAKMRNKIRDSELVANYLIDRSTVKLGCCEWWIKRSKRVATLEFDRVRKSSSIIVREAAGQNRLLAKGAVESLLERSTHVQLADGSLAPMDGPCRQLLLSRQTEMSSKGLRCLGLAYKEDLGEFSDYYSENHPAHKKLLDPACYCSIESDLVFVGAVGLRDPPRDEVHKAIEDCKRAGIRVMVITGDNKSTAEAICREIKLFSDGEDLRGKSFTGKDFMALSPSQQIETLSKPGGKVFSRAEPRHKQEIVRMLKEMGEIVAMTGDGVNDAPALKLADIGIAMGITGTEVAKEASDMVLADDNFSTIVSAVAEGRSIYNNMKAFIRYMISSNVGEVISIFLTAALGLPECMIPVQLLWVNLVTDGPPATALGFNPPDIGIMRKPPRRSDDALINSWVLFRYLIIGSYVGIATVGIFILWYTRASFMGINLVSDGHTLVELSQLRNWGECSTWSNFTVAPYMVGGGQLISFSNPCDYFTAGKVKAMTMSLSVLVAIEMFNSLNALSEDSSLLTLPPWRNPWLLAAMSVSFGLHCLILYVPFFADIFAVAPLSLNEWFLVILVSVPVILIDEILKFVGRGQRYRVKEKTA; encoded by the exons ATGGAGGAGAGAGCATTTCCTGCGTGGTCATGGTCTGTTGAGCATTGTTTGAAAGAGTACGATGTGAGACTAGACAAGGGTTTAAGCAGTTACAAGGTGGAAAAGCGGCGCGAGAAGTATGGTTGGAATGAGCTTGCCAAAGAGAAAGGGAAGCCCTTATGGCGGCTTGTATTAGAACAATTTGATGACATGCTTGTAAAGATACTCCTTGTTGCAGCTTTTATATCTTTTCTTTTAGCATATATGCATGGAAGTGAATCTGAGGAGTCCGGTTTTGAGGCCTACGTTGAGCCTTTTGTGATTGTATTGATTTTAGTCCTTAATGCCATTGTTGGAGTATGGCAAGAGACTAATGCTGAGAAGGCACTTGAGGCCCTTAAGGAGATGCAATGTGAATCTGGGAAGGTATTAAGAGATGGGTTCCTTGTACCAGACTTGCCAGCTCGGGAGCTTGTCCCCGGGGACATAGTGGAATtgcaggttggtgataaagttcCTGCTGATATGAGAATAGCAGCTCTGAAAACATCAACCTTGAGATTAGAGCAAAGTGCACTAACTGGAGAGGCAATGCCTGTTCTGAAAGGTACTAGTCCTATATTTCAGAAGGAATGTGAGTTGCAGGCAAAAGAAAATATGGTTTTTGCAGGCACGACTGTGGTGAATGGTTGCTGTGTCTGCATCGTTGTTTGCACTGGAATGAACACTGAGATTGGGAAAATACAGAAGCAAATACACGAGGCCTCTTTAGAAGAGAGTGACACACCTTTGAAGAAGAAGTTGGATGAATTCGGGAGCAGGCTTACAACTGCAATTGGGATTGTTTGTCTCATTGTGTGGCTTATCAATTACAAAAACTTCCTCTCATACGATATGGTGGAAGGATGGCCTGCAAATGTTCGTTTTTCTTTTGAGAAATGCACTTATTATTTCAAGATAGCTGTTGCCCTTGCAGTGGCTGCAATTCCAGAAGGCCTTCCTGCTGTAATCACAACCTCTTTAGCTCTTGGTACTAGAAAAATGGCTCAAAAGAATGCAATTGTACGGAAGCTTCCTAGTGTTGAAACCTTAGGATGCACTACTGTGATTTGCTCGGATAAAACTGGGACTTTGACCACGAATCAAATGTCTGTTGCAGAGTTCTTTACCCTCGGTGGGAAAACCACCACTTCTCGTATTTTCCATGTCAAAGGCACAACCTATGATCCTAAGGATGGTGGAATTGTTGATTGGACCTGCTACAATATGGATGCTAACTTACAAGTTATGGCAGAAATATGTGCGGTTTGTAATGATGCTGGGATTTTCTGTGATGGTCGTCTCTTCCGAGCTACAGGTTTACCAACAGAAGCAGCTTTGAAGGTTTTGGCTGAGAAGATGGGAGTCCCAGATGCCAAAATGAGAAACAAAATCCGGGACTCAGAGCTTGTTGCAAACTATTTGATTGACCGAAGCACAGTTAAACTCG GTTGCTGTGAGTGGTGGATCAAAAGATCAAAAAGGGTTGCAACACTGGAGTTTGATCGTGTACGAAAGTCTAGTAGCATTATTGTCAGAGAGGCTGCTGGGCAAAACCGACTACTTGCCAAG GGCGCTGTTGAGAGTTTACTGGAGCGTAGCACACATGTGCAACTTGCAGATGGATCTCTTGCTCCTATGGATGGACCCTGTAGGCAACTATTGCTTTCAAGACAAACAGAGATGAGTTCAAAGGGATTGCGATGCTTAGGATTGGCATATAAAGAGGACCTGGGAGAATTTTCAGACTACTATTCTGAGAATCATCCTGCTCATAAGAAGTTACTTGATCCAGCTTGCTACTGTTCCATTGAAAGTGACTTGGTTTTTGTAGGGGCTGTTGGTCTGAGG GATCCTCCACGAGATGAAGTTCACAAAGCAATTGAAGATTGTAAAAGAGCGGGGATTAGAGTTATGGTGATAACTGGAGATAATAAATCCACAGCTGAGGCTATCTGTCGTGAAATTAAATTGTTTTCTGATGGAGAGGATCTTAGAGGGAAGAGTTTTACTGGTAAAGATTTCATGGCTCTTTCCCCTTCCCAGCAAATCGAAACTTTGTCAAAGCCAGGGGGGAAGGTATTCTCTCGTGCTGAGCCTAGGCATAAGCAAGAAATTGTTAGGATGCTAAAAGAGATGGGGGAAATCGTTGCAATGACTGGAGATGGTGTGAATGATGCACCTGCTCTCAAACTGGCTGACATTGGAATTGCAATGGGCATAACTGGAACGGAG GTCGCCAAAGAAGCTTCTGATATGGTTTTGGCAGATGACAACTTTAGCACCATTGTTTCAGCTGTTGCTGAGGGTCGCTCAATTTATAATAATATGAAAGCTTTCATAAG GTACATGATATCATCCAATGTTGGAGAAGTAATATCCATATTCTTGACTGCTGCTTTGGGGTTACCAGAATGTATGATACCTGTGCAACTTTTATGGGTGAATTTGGTTACTGATGGTCCTCCTGCAACAGCTCTTGGGTTTAATCCTCCAGATATTGGCATAATGCGCAAGCCACCACGCAGAAGTGATGATGCTCTCATTAACTCTTGGGTCCTCTTCCGTTACTTG ATAATAGGTTCATATGTGGGCATAGCAACTGTTGGCATCTTCATCTTGTGGTACACTCGGGCTTCCTTTATGGGTATCAACCTTGTGAGTGATGGGCACACACTAGTTGAACTGTCTCAGCTTCGTAACTGGGGAGAGTGCTCCACATGGTCAAATTTCACCGTGGCTCCATATATGGTTGGTGGAGGCCAACTGATCAGTTTCTCAAACCCATGTGACTACTTCACTGCTGGTAAAGTGAAGGCAATGACTATGTCATTGTCGGTGTTAGTAGCTATTGAAATGTTCAATTCCCTGAACGCGCTTTCTGAAGACAGCAGCCTGCTTACGTTGCCACCTTGGAGGAACCCTTGGCTTTTGGCGGCCATGTCAGTCTCATTCGGACTTCATTGCCTTATACTCTACGTTCCATTCTTCGCAGATATATTCGCTGTTGCTCCATTGAGTTTGAATGAATGGTTCTTGGTGATTCTGGTCTCAGTACCCGTAATACTTATCGATGAGATTCTTAAATTTGTTGGAAGGGGTCAAAGATACAGAGTAAAGGAGAAAACAGCATAA